tgcacattgtgtttttttacaaaacgaaaaggtaatttttttttctaagcaaaTGAGTTGGTTTCTGCAGGAGGAGGTAGAAAATGGCGGAAATCAAGATGTCGCAGAGCGGCTCCGTCTGCATTGAAATAGCAGATCTGTTTTGTTGTAGCTGTCGACATCGCAACAAGTCACACTACAGAAGTCTAAATGACGGTGGAAAAGTCGAATAACTGGATGTCGTACCTAGCATGTCCCGTGTCTCAATAAGAGTGGTTCCCTGAATTGTTGATTGTTGAAATTTGTCTGATGGCAAACTGCCTGCAGTTAATTAAGGAAGGGAAGCGGCCATTTTTTTTAGTCTGTCTGCGGCAGAGGGATATATGGGGGTTGAGATTAATAAGGCAGATCAAAGGGGCAGTGTGCAATTAGAAAAAATACTTTCGTGCTATAAATAATGGTTGCAAGTGACCTTCCCACGGTTGAACGGGctacatttttgtgtttgtaatattagaaaaaacATACCTGTAAAGCTACCCCGTGAATGTTAGCTACCACATATTTCATTAAAATTTGTACAAATGCACCAAGCGCTTAATATTTCTGTTGCCGTGTTAATGCAAAAAAGGCTTGCTCCTGCTGCTGTTCTTTGTAAACTGGTCTGGATTGTAACGTTTTTTATTCCCCGGTTTTGCATACACTGTCTCCAGCCTGATCTTTAAGATGAACGGATTTTTACCGTTAGGGGAGTTTCATTTAAAACCTGCAGCGTTTTTGTTAGTCATTTTGGTTTCACGGTTTTAATCGTTACCTTTTACATAAACGGTGTATTTAATTTCAGCAAAcgcatatttcatattttgttttattctctgcTGCGCTAAATGTCTTTTTGGCGGCAGGTTGTATGCGCACTGCTGCCTACCTGCTGTAGCTAGTAAGAAAATCAGCAGCAATGTTATTCGTGCAAATTAATATACATAAGACATGTAATAATTACCGCATAACGTTTactttgttagttttatttattgaagACATTAAATAAGAGATTAAGAACCACATTCaacttgtgtacattttttttcaaactagtTACCGGTATGTCAAACATGTGGAattattgcaatttattttgcaaattattgaaattgtaaaattatacatctgTGTGTTTTAAGGTACATCATGTGATAACGCGTTACATAAAACGTGTCTCGTACTGGTGTGTATTCATTCTTTGATCTGCATTTTATTGTAGAGGTACTTTAACGTTTAGAGAAGGTGTGTAGTTCAATAATGACACACATGTGCTTTAATGAGTGTAAAAATGCAGACTAAACCTTGACAGCATGAACATCTGATATTTTTATTGTGGTTACTGTTTGTTTGTCCCAATGTTAGCCCAACTGTACAACATAATTCATTCATACACTGTTCAGAGAAGCATTGCACCTGGCTATGCCGgaatacagaatttaaaaaacaccAGAGCCAGCGAACCTACATAATAAAtttgtgcagtgtgttttttaTGCATGGTGGAAGTTATTTGTAAGAAATCATACAAGCTGATCAAATGCAGCGGTGAAGGGGGCTCATTGCACCAAGCTTTGGGGTAAAGCAGACAGTGTCTCCACTTACACTACTGGTGCTGCATTTACAATGGTTTGCGGTGTGGGTTTGCAGGAAATGTATACCTTTCCTGTATATCGCCTTGCAATTAGTTTGAAAAACAAGAATGTGTCTCATTCCTTGTGTTTTTCCTACTGACGTTTAGACATGGGAGCAAATACTTTATGCTGTAGGAAAAAAAGCATATGAAAGTGTGGCCTGGATTTATATGCAAAATGGTCTGATTCATTCAGTTTAACCAGTCAGGAAAGGCATACAGTTGAAATGCTCCTGgtgaaaaatgtaatctaaagTAATGGCATCGGTACTATCTGAGCCAGAGCAGGAAATGGGTGCATGTTGGAAAGTAACTGCATTGTAATTAAAGCTGTTTGTGTTGGCTGCATGCAGGAAATACTTATTGGCTTAAGCTGTAAgatcacttttatttatttatttatttatttatttatttattattaagtatGTCTGAGGATTACCTATATACTGTAGTGAACATGAAGGTTTACAATATTTGGCACTTGTACTAGATAATTGGCTTATGGGGGTGCTAAGGTGCATTAGTGGTAATTTTatgcagatcatgtatttgttttcttccaATGCGCATAAGGAATCATTTTGATTAGCATGCTGGCGAGAAAACCTATCCATGTGTGAATGCTGTTGAGTAGTTAATCTTTTTATGATTATACAGCCTGCCTAGATATACCTCAAGTCTGGTAGTTAGCCAGTATTAGGAAACACCAGTTGCATGCAGATAACCAATTAGTGTCTTTGTATTGACATGCAAGTCAGAATTATAGGCACCAATTAATTGCcatgaaaaatgtaatgaaatctagctgatttgatttatttattgtcacttttttatatcaaattgtatacatttttccCATGGGCAAGGAAAACTGTTAATTGTCCTTAACATGGTTTAGGCTTGGTCATCTATTTAGCCCAATGCATTCCGGTGGGGATAGTTTATTTTTACTCTCCTATTGTTCCAGGGCCCAGTCAGCTGATTGCGTCTTATCTAGTCTCATGAATATTTTCTTGACAGGTTGTGAGCATTGATTTAGGATCTTTCACCATTGTTAGGTGGTCACCTGGGCTCCATACATTATAAGGGAGGTTGTCATCTTCCGTCCTGATCTGTTGATGCTCCCTAGAGCATCTTAGACAGTTGCTATAGAAACCAGAGCCAGAGAAGCAGCTATTCTGAAAATGCCAAATGTTAAGGCCACGaatgaagaaaaataactttaaaacctgGCTACGTGCTTATTACTGTAATTTGTTGCAAAAAAGGAAACCTTAATGTATTGCTTTAACtcctctgtactgtactgtatattaaaattcagtatattaatatactgtatatattaaaatatataaaatattatatattaaaatatacagtatattaaaatattctaAACAGTGCAGTTTAAAGAGGTTATAGCTTATAGACTGTGCGTGTGTAGTTTTCATAGCAACATAGCAAATTGAAGTCCACAACATGAGGGGGAAAAGAGGCTACTTTATCTCATACAGAGCCAAGAGTGGTTATCTGTGACAGGTTTTACTTGAAATAaaactcaaattaaaataaaaaatgggcaGTTTTTTGTTGCATGAAAATCAATCTTGGCAAATCATTGAAAGTAACATAGTCTGTCTTTTATAGGTGCCTGCCGTTGAACAACAAAAGAAACCGGCATTAAGTCTCTTTCTGGTCTGTGAGAACATTGGATCAAATGTGAAGGTAAGCAAGCTTTTAATTCTTTATACTTTTGTGTTTCCTGTAGGAAGTAAACTTAGACCTGTAAAGCTCATTTTCTAACCCTCCCAACAGTCAAATGGAAAACACTTCCATCCACTCCAATGGGCTGGGTTGTAGTTGAGTTCGGTGGATTTATTCAAATGGGGGAAATAGGTTTGTTTTACCAGGTAAAACTACCAGAAAATCAAGATAGTGTGCTGCTAGCCTTTCCACAGTTGATCaatcctgttttttgttgttgtttgtgtggtTGCTGTTTCTCATGTTTATGCAGTTAATGTAACCCTGACAACATGTTGTTGAATCATTTTTTTGTAGTTCCTGGGACCAGCAGATCATGGACCAAGGAGGTGGGGGGTTGGAACTACAATCGCAGGATTTAAAAATGCCGCACACAATGATCATGCAGGACTTTGGTAGGTACCCGGGCCCAGTTTCATTAACAGTATCATTTCACACCGATTCATTTTAGTAatcagggtttatttatttatttatttatttaattatatgaatTTAAGTAATGAagaatagatatgttaatagttttaaaatgaatcgtttaaactgtttccaaggGCTAAATGTTTAACCATTGTCAAAGATATGAAATACAGAGGTTGTTTATATAGTAGGATCTACAgtgtgagatttatttttttataaaaacgcATGTGGTCTCATGCACATTAAATAAGAATATCATAAGAAAAAATAACAGCACTTCATTGATGGCTTTTTTGATTTGGTTATAAAAATTCCCAATATATTGGTTTAAACGGGGGGTAGGGGGGGACGACATTTTACTAGCATATGAACCGTGCACATCCCTTAAATTCAAACCTCTTTCCCCAGTGGCAGGCATGGGTGGCATGGCTCATATTGACGGTGACCACATCGTAGTGTCTGTCCCAGAGGCTGTGCTGGTTTCAGATGTGGTGACTGATGAGGGGATCACCCTGGAGGCTGAGGTGATTGAGGGGCCGGATATTGAGCATGGGGACGTAGTGACCACAGAGGGGGTGATGGTACCTGAGTCTGTGCTGGGGGCAGAGGTTGCCATCGAAGAGGCCCTAGATCACCACATGTTGGCCACGGACCTGATCGCTGAGCAAGTGAGGGACCAGGTCTTTGTGGCCGACTTGGTATCCCACCATCACCAGGATGGACACTTGCACCACCATGTAGTGCATGAATCTGAGATGGTCTCCGAGGAGGTGATGGTTACAAATTCAGATTCAGAGACAGTGATCCAAACGCATGAGGGATTGCCGGCTTCCACCGTCACCATCAAAACTGAGGATGATGAGGACGGCAAGAGCACATCTGAGGACTACTTGATGATCTCCTGTGAGCTCAGCTTTATTACTCTACCCTCCCCTCTCTTGGTAACCATTCAATAACCTGGTGCAATAAGTACCTCCTTTATGATGTGGAATAACTTTGCAATAAAATGTGCTGATTGTTCTGAAGCTTACTTGGTCAGTTATTCAGTTGATTCACATAAGTATGCCATAAAGAGACACATtagtaatgtttatttatttttaatttatttaaaacatctctATCTTTTAAGTGTCCATATTACTCAGCATTCCATACTATGCTGGGCACTTCTTGCACAACTAACAAAGTAAATCCTTATTTTTGCACAGTGGATGATGTAGGGGAGAAGCTTGATATTGGAAACACAAACTTGAAGATCAGCACTGAGATGACGCAGGGTGATTGTTCGAAAGAAGACGGCTATGGTTCAGAGGTcatcaaagtatatatttttaaggcTGAAGCTGAAGATGATGTGGAAATAGGTAAATGATTAATGTTATGGATCTAAAACTTCCATTTTCCTTTACCTTTGGCAAATCTCCCACTCTAACACCCCTGCCCCTTTTCACACATTTTCACATCTTTTCCCTACTACTAACCACCCACCATTAACAGATTAATTGTAATGACAGGTCTGTTTAAATGTAATCCCTTCCTAATTGATATATTAATATCACCACATATGGTTTTAATcagtacactgatgaaggcactagcgaAAACATTTGTCTTGTTTTATCTTAAGTGTTTTGATGTTACGCATGCCACTCTGAGAGTTAGCAGTTTCACAATATCGGTGTCAGTTCTTTAACCACACATTAAGAGGACCTTCCTAACCCTGACATGCTGACATTCTTGTGTTTATGTTTCTGTGAAGGTGGAACGGAGGTCGTGACAGAAAGTGATTTCCACAATGGGCATGCAGTGCTGGAGCCAGGGGGAGTGGGGAGGCTTCACAGGGAGAAGATGGTTTACATGGCGGTCAAAGACTCCTCTCAGGAAGATGAAGATATCAGTAAGCATCAGGAGACACAATTAGACGTAACTGTATGAAAATGACATGTATTCAAAGGCCCACTCATACCAGCTTGGCATCCTGTATATTGAACCCCTGTCCATTTTTTGGCAGTGTCTTCCTCCAGTGTTCAATCCTATCTCTGTCCCCCTTCAGACTGTGCAGAGATTGCAGATGAGGTTTACATGGAGGTGATCGTGGGAGAGGAGGAGGCTCCTTCTATCCAGGAGTCTCAGATGGACGATTCCAACATCAACAAGACGTTTGTCCCTGTGGCCTGGGCAGCTGCTTATGGTAAATTTATTAATGTGCAGCACTTGCATGctgaagtgttttctgtttttatcaaaAGCAAAGTTTGGCAATACAATGACGTACAATGGTTAGAAAGAGAGGTTTTGATGTAGTTTGGTCAAGACTGGTTGAATGGTACACAAAATCAGGAATGTTAAAAATCCTGTTGTCCTTCTGCCCAGCGTGACAATGCAACATTTGTTCTGTGGACAATTGTTCTTGTTGTATTGTTCATTTACAGTACTCTATACAGTGATTTATGCAAACCAATTAagaatttgtaaatatatttattttctacaggcaaaattcaaaatatatatatgagtaccagtcaaaagtttgagtacacctgcttgaaaccaggtttttcatgattatctgtgcttttaattgtataaacttgtctagaaacacttaatatttcattatatgatacgtgtacttatataagctgataatcataagtgaattgcattaaaaaaattaaatttttaaatgaaaatataaatcttgtcagtttcaatgaaatgatcaccccaaagcaaagggatttcagtctgaagcccaggtcagttaaaagtctgaaatgtgtataacacggtgttagaacactggcctaagtataaaggtgtttttgttagatgttctccgagttaactagcatgttacctaattaaccttttatcactaattattgttaacaggtgagggtccatgattactataaatataggtagcataggcacaagtttgtcattcctgaatgtaagggagcagaaaatggcaaaatacgctcagttaagcaaagaaaaaagagtctgtaattactttaagaaatgaaggtcaatctttaagacaaatcgcaagaactttgcaagtgtctgtaactgctgtagtcaagaccatcaaacgatttgaagaaactggcactcatgaggaccaaacaaggtcagtcacaagtctgtgaaaccgctgattaactgcccctgaaatacaagctcagctaaaagctactagaagtacagatgtttcaacatcaactgttcagaggagattgcgtgaagctggcctaactggaagaattgctgcaaagaaaccattgttgaGTGCAAAATAAGAggagagacttgcctgggccaaaaaacacagaaactggacatttgaggagtggaagttggtcttatggaccgatgagtcaaaatttgaaatatttgggtccaactgctgagtatttgtaagatacagagagggtgagtgcatgagttctgcatgtgtggttcccactgtcaagcatggaggagtcAGTGTCATGGtgtggggttgctttgctggtgacagagttggtgatctttaccaagtccattgtgagctcagccagcatggctatcatagcttACTTCATAGggatgccattccatcaggattacggctagttgggcagtccttcattcttcagcaaggcaatgacccgaaacacacctcaaagttgtgcaagaactacctggcgtgccctacatctctgggaattgctgcagaagagctgggatgacatgtcgggtgatttcctgctgaaacttgtaaACCTAATGCcctgtgtttgtgaggctgttattaaggcaaagggtggctattttgaggaatccaagatttggagacaattttttcaattttcttgaacattgctttgatactccttatgttttgtatattgtatcatgtgttttcattttcaagaatttacagaaacgtatacgacgtaaaacattgtcaattatgaaaaaacctagtttccagcaagtgtactcaaacttttgactggtactgtaatatataaaataaaacttaggAAATTCACCCCTCAGGTAACAACCTGGACACCAGGCTAGAGAACAAGAATGGCTCTGCCACCCAGTATCTACAGATTAGCGACAGCAACAGCACCAGCCGTGTGCTGAAACAGAAGGCCAGGAAAAGGAAGAGGGGAGAGACCCGGCAGTGCCAAACAGGTGAGGGCCCATCTGGACAAACCGTCTAgcttttctttcttattttttttgtttgtttggacttTCTTTAATCTGTCTCAAATGTGTTGTATCAATTTGGAACATACATCTGAACACTTCATTCTGATTCCTTCTTACCTACTTATGTGCTATTTTACACCACCTTAGTGTTGTAGTGGACACTTTTCAGAGAAAGATAACAGGATATGATAACTAATTAGCCAGCTTCATTCATTGCTAGAATATCTAGAATATGAAAGTTTGTCTAATCAGTTGGATTTGTAAATTGTGAACAGTCTGTACTGCtttgacagaaataaataattacagaagCTTTGCTACAGATACAGCTGTATAACACAACGTGTATGAGTTTATTTTGAGTGAGTGAGAGGTGATGTAATTTTTTTCGAACGTCTTCTCTCCAGCTGTGATCATTGGTCCGGATGGGCAGCCCTTGACGGTGTATCCCTGCCACATCTGTGGAAAGAAGTTCAAATCACGGGGTTTCCTGAAACGGCATATGAAAAACCACCCGGACCACATGTTCAAGAAAAAGTATCAGTGCACGGACTGCGACTTCACAACAAACAAGAAGGTCAGCTTTCACAACCACCTGGAGAGTCACAAGCTGATTATTAAGGGAGAGAAGGTCCATGAGTTCACGGAGTACACCCGGCGCTATCGGGAGGCCAGTCCCCTGAGCTCCAACAAACTCATCCTACGTGACAAGGAGCCTAAGGTGCATAAGTGCAAGTACTGCGACTATGAAACTGCTGAGCAGGGCCTGCTAAACCGCCATCTCCTGGCCGTCCACAGCAAAAACTTTGCTCATGTCTGTGTAGAATGTGCCAAAGGCTTCCGGCACCCTTCTGAGCTGAAGAAGCATATGAGGACACACACGGGTGAAAAGCCGTACCAGTGCCAGCACTGCGAGTTCCGCTGTGCTGACCAGTCCAACCTAAAGACTCACATCAAGAGCAAGCATGGCACTGATCTGCCCTACAAGTGCGGCCACTGCCCGCAGGCCTTTGCTGATGACAAGGAGCTCCAGAAACACACAGAGATCTTTCAGGGCCACAAAACTCACCAGTGTCCACACTGTGACCACAAGAGCACCAACTCCAGTGACTTGAAAAGGCACATTATTTCTGTTCACACCAAGGACTTCCCACACAAGTGTGAAGTGTGCGAAAAGGGCTTTCATCGGCCCTCAGAGCTCAAGAAGCACTCAGAGACACACAAGGGCAAGAAGGTTCATCAGTGCAGGCACTGCGACTTCAAAATCTCGGACCCTTTCACGCTTAGTCGCCACATCCTGTCAGTCCACACCAAGGACCTCCCCTTCAAATGCAAACGGTGCAAAAGGGGCTTCCGGCATCAGAATGAACTCAAGAAGCACATGAAGACCCACAGTGGCAGGAAAGTTTATCAGTGCCAGTATTGCGAATATAACACTACGGACGCATCAGGCTTTAAACGACATGTCATATCTATTCACACCAAGGACTATCCTCACAGGTGCGACTACTGCAAGAAGGGTTTCAGGCGGCCCTCGGAAAAGAATCAGCATATAATGCGACACCACAAAGACGCTCTAATGTAATGTTGTATGGCCCCTTCCTACTCTTCCCTCTTTCCTTGTTTGGGGATGTGGATGGGGTGGGGCTGGGAAGATTACGTTTCTATGGTAAATGATGATACATTTTAGTGAACTGTTCTCCTGGTCAGTGCTGATTCACATATTTtcattcattgtaaaaaaaaaaaaaagaaataagtctTGAACAGAAGTATTAAGAGTCAGCGAGGGAGGTGGGAGCCGGGGCGAGGGGAAATATGTTTGCGCTCTCTGTTTGGCTTTCTTGTCTTTCGTTTTGGTTTGTCTTGATTAGAAGCGAAAGAATCACTCATCTTAAATATTCAGGGGTTCAAATACCAGACCCTCCTTATTTCAAAATAGCTTTACAAATGAATTATGTGCTGAAATTAATTCTGTCCTTTCCACTTTAAACAGCGTCTCATCAGTTGGGATAACTGCAAAACacaatcttttgtttttgttttaacattgtcatACATAATCAATACATTATGTTATTTCCAATGTCATCAAAATGAGGTAGAAGGTTATGAGGTTCCAGCTGCATTGTGACAGTCCGTTCTGTATTCTTCTCTCGGTGCAGTGTGAATCGAATATAGCTTATTAACAGCTAATCATTAGAACGGAAGCTTTAGGTACCTCATATAGGAAGTATTTAGTTAACAGGTTTCATGTTACCACTACGACTTGGGTTGGAGCTTTTTCCAACTttttggaaacacacacaattttgCATATTGGTAACTTTTAAGAATTTTAGATCTAGATGTGCGAACCCTTATCAGCCCCACCATGTCTACATGCTTTAGCTCTCATAAGGACTTCAGATTACATCATCTTCAGAGGCTTGAGTCAAACTATTTGAACCCCTGAACATTTTGTATACATTTGccccactgtttgtttttttccctcaattaaatattattgtcTCCCTAAATAAACCTTATATTGCTGATGCATAAAACTCGGAGAAGCAGTGAGTGCACAAACTGGTGTGCTTGCTCAAtgatatgcatttttttctagATATTTTGTAACCCGTGTAAATTTTACAATAAACTACAGATGGCCATAGAGTTAACCCATTCAGCCATCCCTGGCTTTTATTCTGGACAGTCCAATCTACAgtgccctttgttttgtttttaattgtttgttttgtttttaaaggaaaagaaGAGTTAAAAATAAGACATGATTGAATGAAGGCAGTAGAATTTATAGTCATAAAAATCAATTGTAGATCAAGATGTAAAAATAGTCTTAGCAATCCACGCTCAAGGAAGAAGAGTTTTGTGAAAAATGCTGGTTAAAGTATTTCAGTAGTATTAGTAAACACAgtggtactgtacagtagatgCTAAATATTCTTTGCATTGACGTAATAAACCACTGGTCTATGCACCTTCACTTTACATGGTACAGTTTTTATgcaaattgtttatttctttccatattCACCTTGCTTCAAAAAGGGGACCTGCCATTTAAATTGTGAAATGGCTTACCTCTGTGATTGTCTAGTCTAATCTAGTCTAGTCTGCCTCCCAGGCCTGAACTCTAACCACTTGTCTACTTCCTTCAAGCCCTTGGTTCTTACAAATAAGTCATATAATGCCTCCTACTCCTGGCCCCaactataaataaatgattaGGGTACACTACCTCGCTGTACTATTTACTTGGTCCCCACTGTCTCTATGTCCTTTGTTCTCTTGTtgtattacataacatgcaagtactgtacttgttACCATTACACCACTTGTTAGTGTAAATCTATGGTTCTCAAACTTAGTCAAC
This window of the Polyodon spathula isolate WHYD16114869_AA chromosome 7, ASM1765450v1, whole genome shotgun sequence genome carries:
- the LOC121318780 gene encoding zinc finger protein 711-like, giving the protein MDQGGGGLELQSQDLKMPHTMIMQDFVAGMGGMAHIDGDHIVVSVPEAVLVSDVVTDEGITLEAEVIEGPDIEHGDVVTTEGVMVPESVLGAEVAIEEALDHHMLATDLIAEQVRDQVFVADLVSHHHQDGHLHHHVVHESEMVSEEVMVTNSDSETVIQTHEGLPASTVTIKTEDDEDGKSTSEDYLMISLDDVGEKLDIGNTNLKISTEMTQGDCSKEDGYGSEVIKVYIFKAEAEDDVEIGGTEVVTESDFHNGHAVLEPGGVGRLHREKMVYMAVKDSSQEDEDINCAEIADEVYMEVIVGEEEAPSIQESQMDDSNINKTFVPVAWAAAYGNNLDTRLENKNGSATQYLQISDSNSTSRVLKQKARKRKRGETRQCQTAVIIGPDGQPLTVYPCHICGKKFKSRGFLKRHMKNHPDHMFKKKYQCTDCDFTTNKKVSFHNHLESHKLIIKGEKVHEFTEYTRRYREASPLSSNKLILRDKEPKVHKCKYCDYETAEQGLLNRHLLAVHSKNFAHVCVECAKGFRHPSELKKHMRTHTGEKPYQCQHCEFRCADQSNLKTHIKSKHGTDLPYKCGHCPQAFADDKELQKHTEIFQGHKTHQCPHCDHKSTNSSDLKRHIISVHTKDFPHKCEVCEKGFHRPSELKKHSETHKGKKVHQCRHCDFKISDPFTLSRHILSVHTKDLPFKCKRCKRGFRHQNELKKHMKTHSGRKVYQCQYCEYNTTDASGFKRHVISIHTKDYPHRCDYCKKGFRRPSEKNQHIMRHHKDALM